The Drosophila suzukii chromosome X, CBGP_Dsuzu_IsoJpt1.0, whole genome shotgun sequence DNA window CAAAACTATCTGAGACAGACGGAGACGGAAGACAATCGCACAGGACGAACTTACAGTTATGCAGAAAAAAGCGtcgtggggggggggggggggagtgggcgtggtcgTGGGCGTGCGTGTGCTGGAATATGCACAGAATTTCATTAAGACATTCGTTCGTTCGACGTTTTCATACCCTGCCAAAAGGCACCTATGATTgccatattatttttcaacttttttgGATAGGTTGTATaaaggttttttattttttttacttttgacAGGAGTTTGTAGTATGAACCTACGTAACGTAAGGAATACTTTCTAGAAATCTGAACTCCGTACCTTTAACATAGTGAGCTCTGCTTTGATTAGCaaacttatatatatatagaaaaaaaaaccatatactatttcttttattttaggATAATATTTTCCTGTATACTACAGCATTCCAAGATTGGGTTTTGGGAAATCCCCTTCCTTTCTTTATAAACAAGTTTGCGCATTGGTCCGCGTTTGTTGTTTGCCAAAGTTTGTTCATCTGCTTTGACGTGTTTGTCGATGGCTTAGACCCCAGACCTGAAGTGCGGGATTAATACAACCTTGCTCTCAGATCAAAAACTTTTCTAATAATATCTTTTCTATGAATTTCATTTACAAAGAGAAAAAATAagtgcaatttttttttatatttttggtttaATTCTTCAACAAATgggtacatatatatatataacatttttaaaccGATGCCATCTCGGGTTCAGCGGAACCGGTACCATCGGTGGGGGAAAAATACTGTGAAAACGAGTTCGATTAATATGAAAATACCAAGAATACTTAGCTCAACTGACCTTAATATAACTCTATTAAGGCGATTCCTAGCGTAGGAGTGTGATCTTCATTATGTTCAAACCTTTGCGGTTCGACTGGATATTGGAAAACATATAGATTATGAAGTTATGTGAAACCAGACATCATCGTATGTGTTCTGGGAGCAAAGGATCTTgattagtaaaaaataaaaaataataaaaaggaATAGAGGACTTACTTGTATGCCGTCAACTCAGCGAAAACGAAGAGCAATGCCATTGCTTACCTGTCAAGAAAAGCAATGGCCAAGTATGTGTGATTGGGTGTGTAAGGTGTGTAAGGTGTGTATGGTGTGTATGGTGTGTATGGTGAATGGTGTGTGTCAGGCGTGCGAGGGAGAGAGGGCATGCAGAGCCTTGTTTAGTCAAACCACGTTAGCTATGGACCTtctaaagaataaaaaaaattagtcTTTCTTCTAAGACTTTTTCGCCGATTTTTACTCACCCAAGATCATCAGACAAAATGAAATAGAAATTTAATTCTagcagaaaaaaaatattaaacttttttttgaacaatttttttttactttttttctCACCTAGTAACACAAATACTTgaaattttttacatttttggtTTGTTTCCGAAAGTAGTTGTGCTCCAGACGAGCTCTGGTGGCAAACTAAATGTATTCCGGCCTGGGCCGGGCTACATGATTTTGACAGTTCATTTGTTCGATTCCATGGATAGTGTGATCTAAAATTTTCAGCCGCACAATGGTAGACGTAGGCAAAACACAAGTTACAATATATCCTCGAAACTGTATTCCACTGAAGATAACAACCAGAATTatacagaaaataaaaaaaatacggGTGAAAATAGAATACACTATTGGGATTTTTATATAAAGAATGATAGTACGTTCAAGAAGTATGATTTCAAATTATtaactattattattaatggaatagttaaaataaatatctgcatattgaattaaaaattgtctatgtaatatttaaaaaatctatGAATAATATGAAATCTATATGAACCAATGTTAAAATCATTAAATATTGTCAGTCAAACGTTTtacattatttaaaaaatatttttaagtaactattattgttaaaataaatatttccataaattgcatgatattatttaaagatatttatatatatatttatttaagtcaGTAAATATGACATTTTACGTTGTTAATAAAGGAATtcatattaaaatcaatgtttagaatttaaaaaaaaaatatttcgattaaatttaatatatatgtaaataatatacataaaaAATGCAATTTGGGGACTTACTACATTTCTTATATCAGagcaaaaatatgttttttaaaacAGATCAAACAAGATTGTgtagttaaaataaatactatagaattttaatttgcttaaatATTATGATTTCCTTCATTATTAAATACTCTActtcattaattttttaaattacaattttttaatgtacGTTGTGTTTAGAAATCGTTTTTTTtatcacaaaaataaatttcgaaAATTCCTAAAGCCACATAAACTAATTTTTGTATTCCCCATTTAAACACTAATATAGGGTATTCAATTTCGTTGCAATcgtttgaaaagtgtaaaagtgtaagcagttccaacaacaatttccatacaaaatagttttcaaggcctacaacaccccagcctatgtatacaaatctgttgtacttgtgtagaaatagggggttaataatgggtaggaattttatctaaaatactaaaagtatactgaaaagttgggttttaatgacagaaaatgtcatagccttcttttcacaaaaatttaaaagtttgcgttattttgtacgtcaatttcctgcaacgatattttaaaatagagggcgttcacaattctcgtctggcaaacttacaaagtttacactttagcaacgcaattgaataccatATATGTGTTCGAAGAATTAGAAAGTAAAACGGGGCTAATtgatgaataaataaatgttgttGTTTATTTCCCAGTCAATCAAGTGGGTTTATGGATCTGTTTACTCAAGGACCAAGGGGGTCgattatttttgggattcagattttggtcaaaaatactcatttttcagtggtttttcagtcgtagtttagccaaatcaaggcgtacagctaaaaggcCAACTgctttgagcagcttgctacaaatgctatcgatccatATCACtctaaggaagatttattttttgacccaatctctcattttttgtaagaaGGTGCAAcggtttttttgggattcagattttggtcaaaaatacgtattttttagtggtttttcagtcgtagtttagccaaatgaaggcgtacagctaaaagaccgactgttttgagcagctttctacaaatgtTATCGATCCATTTCACtctaaggaagatttattttttgacccaatttctcattttttgtaagggggtacatcggttatttttgggattcagattttggtaaaaaatatgtattttatagTGGTTTTTTAGTCGTAGtctagccaaatcaaggcgtacagctaaaaggcCAACTgctttgagcagcttgctaaaaaagctatcgatccctatcacttataggaacatttattttttgacccaatttctcattttttatacatcggttatttttgggattcagatttggtcaaaaatactaatttttaagtggtttttcagccgtagtttagccaaatgtGCTTGAATATTTCTCTCTACGATTTAATTTTAGTGCGCTGTTCTGACATACACactaaataaagttttttggGCATATCCCCATGAAAATACCATGAATCTAGAGTTTCCAACAACCCACCTGCAACCCTAAAACGATTTTGGCCAATCAAGTAGGCCTTGGCCAACTGTCATGACATTTGAAAGCACTTGTCATTATATTCCGAAGGCACTTGGAAAACCTATTCTCTTTAACGATGGCGAAGAAAACGAATTACAAGATGCCCGAGCGCAACTTGGATCTCCCTGCCGATATGGCATTCGTGAACAATCTGCTCAAGGACCTTGGATTGGAGGCGGATTCGTCGTCACGTGGCGTTATCCTGGACCTGGCCTACAGTGAGTTGAAATTCGGGGAAAGATTGAAAGGCAAAGAGTTTGTGAGTGATTTGTTTTAGCTTTGGCAAGGGACAAACTGGTGGAGGCCCAACGCTTTGCCACGATGGCCAACCGTTCCAACGTGAGTGTCGAGGATCTGCACATGGCGGAGCCCGAGCGGGCCGTCCCGCTGGTAAAGATCCCGGAGGAGAGTACCGAGAATCTGGAGGAGATGGAGACCGTCCAGCCGGGGACTAGTGCGAAGGCGAGCGCGCAGGCGTCGAAGCCCCTGGCCAAGGAGGCTAGCCAGGAGCCAGGTTCGAGCAAGGGACCAATGCTGTCCACCTCTCGCGGTGATCAGGTGGGCAAGAAGGCCGATCTGAAGCCCAAGGGCGCTGAGCAGGCCAAACCGAAGCCGAAGACCCGAGCAAGTTCATCCAAACAAGTGGAACCACCTGCCACTCCAACCATTTCCGGAGCTGCTCCTGTACAACGCACTCCCAGAGTCGCCAAGAAGCCACGTATCGGAGCAAGTTCATCCAATCCGGCGGAACCTCCTGCCACTCCAACCACTTCCGGAGCTGGTCCTTCACAACGTACTCCTACGGTCGCCAAGAAGCCACGTATCGGAGCAAGTGCATCCAAACAGGTGGAACCACCTGCCACTCCAACCACTTCCGGAGCTGCTCCTGTACAACGCACTCCCAGGGCTGCCAAGACGCCACGTGGCGGAGCAAGTTCATCCAAGCCGGTGGCGCCTCCtgccactccaactacttccGGAGCTGCTCCTGTACAACGCACTCCCAGGGCTGCCAAGACGCCACGTGGCGGAGCAAGTTCATCCAAGCCGGTGGCGCCTCCtgccactccaactacttccGGAGCTGCTCCTGTACAACGCACTCCCAGGGCTGCCAAGAAACCACGTATCGGAGCAAGTTCATCCAATCCGGCGGAACCTCCTGCCACTCCAACCACTTCCGGAGCTGGTCCTTCACAACGTACTCCTACGGTCGCCAAGAAGCCACGTATCGGAGCAAGTGCATCCAAACAGGTGGAACCACCTGCCACTCCAACCACTTCCGGAGCTGGTCCTTCACAACCCACTCCCAAGGTCGTCAAGAAGCCACGTACTAGAATTATCTACAAAAAGTAGGCTATGAAGGGAATCTTATTCTACCCCTAACATGTGATATTTTCCCAACTTAATAAATATCTCTAGCTATTTATTAGCTTATCAAAAGTCAGTTTTGTCATCTCATGGTTGTTACTAAGGAACTATACATAAGTAAACCTAATTCTTGAATATATGGAGAAGCATATACACTTCTCTTAGAGTAAAGGGTATATTGTTTTCAAAGAAAAGTATgtgattcagattttggttaAAATACTCctttttttagtggtttttcaggcgtacagctaaatgACCGaatgttttgagcagctttctacaaatgctatcgatccctatcacttaaaggaacatttattttttgacccaatttctcattttttgtaagggggtacatcggttttattttgggattcagattttagtcaaaaatactcatttttgtggtttttgtggtacagctaaaagaccgactgttttgagcagcttgctacaaatgctatcgatccatATCACtctaaggaagatttattttttgacccaatttctcattttttgtaagggggtacatcggtttttATTGGgactcagattttggtcaaaaatacacattttgtagtggtttttcagtcgtagcaACGCCAAGAAACCTTAGATAAATCCTTGGAGGAATATAAAGAAATGATAAAGAAATGAAAGTAATCGATCAAAGCAGATCTTCAATTTGTTTCTGCATTTCTAAAATCTGAAGTACGTAGACTCAAAATCCAGACCATCGTAC harbors:
- the LOC108005254 gene encoding proteoglycan 4-like, with amino-acid sequence MAKKTNYKMPERNLDLPADMAFVNNLLKDLGLEADSSSRGVILDLAYTLARDKLVEAQRFATMANRSNVSVEDLHMAEPERAVPLVKIPEESTENLEEMETVQPGTSAKASAQASKPLAKEASQEPGSSKGPMLSTSRGDQVGKKADLKPKGAEQAKPKPKTRASSSKQVEPPATPTISGAAPVQRTPRVAKKPRIGASSSNPAEPPATPTTSGAGPSQRTPTVAKKPRIGASASKQVEPPATPTTSGAAPVQRTPRAAKTPRGGASSSKPVAPPATPTTSGAAPVQRTPRAAKTPRGGASSSKPVAPPATPTTSGAAPVQRTPRAAKKPRIGASSSNPAEPPATPTTSGAGPSQRTPTVAKKPRIGASASKQVEPPATPTTSGAGPSQPTPKVVKKPRTRIIYKK